A region from the Panicum hallii strain FIL2 chromosome 1, PHallii_v3.1, whole genome shotgun sequence genome encodes:
- the LOC112895817 gene encoding uncharacterized protein K02A2.6-like, protein MPSGSCAPAKGANTTLGELTWPFAVWGLGLVDPLRKAPRDYMHLFVTIDKLTKWIEAQPITTIKSEQAVEFFLDIIHHFGVPNSIITENGMQFMGKEFFKFCDDNHIRVNWAAVVHPYTNGQVERANNMVLQGLKPRIFNRLKKFTGWWDAELPAVL, encoded by the coding sequence atgccgagcGGATCATGCGCGCCTGCGAAGGGTGCCAATACTACGCTCGGTGAACTCACATGGCCGTTCGCGGTCTGGGGACTTGGTCTTGTCGATCCCCTTCGGAAAGCGCCTAGGGACTACATGCACCTGTTTGTCACCATTGACAAGTTAACGAAGTGGATCGAGGCTCAACCGATCACGACGATCAAGTCTGAGCAGGCCGTGGAATTTTTCCTCGACATCATCCACCACTTTGGAGTAccgaactccatcatcacggaaaATGGAATGCAGTTTATGGGAAAGGAATTCTTCAAGTTCTGCGATGACAACCACATCCGAGTCAATTGGGCTGCCGTGGTGCACCCCTACACGAACGGGCAGGTCGAACGCGCGAACAACATGGTTTTACAGGGGCTCAAGCCTAGAATCTTCAATCGCCTGAAGAAGTTCACCGGGTGGTGGGATGCTGAGCTCCCTGCGGTCCTCTAG